Proteins from a single region of Anastrepha ludens isolate Willacy chromosome 5, idAnaLude1.1, whole genome shotgun sequence:
- the LOC128865082 gene encoding uncharacterized protein LOC128865082, with the protein MQSSYHDKDKRKYGAVSYERKYLLDPKYMTKRDLQHYYRYYHNAAKGQRQCKKIVFIILCVCFVAYLFVDYNLRSKIIQFRDRFEFMARVDADYNVTQAYFVDTPGCHMPYFDVINYRILQYMGSPPNLTCDKALTRTKDVGSHLWWAMTDEEVMHRYRINDTKSINCHYAVLKHNHTISKSTFQGVVSFKLLYNQSIEMAPETEFIRVRCSDTPKQQHFYEDYHFFALNKRNTKNSSKAKSKNTANHKQLRSEQSKDKSSNKSNVKDDASDDHSQRLSVMILGIDSVSHLNFLRHMKRTTTYIRKRLNYVEFWGFNKVGDNTYPNLIPLLTGLAADELKLSCMRTKEFQYVDDCPFIWKRFKEDGYMTAFLEDVARTSLFSTDSIFNHQPTDYYIRPIAMEMENNIGYYYSVNVDLCMGGRRTVDLVLEMIHKLTPFLQTDDFFSFFWLVSMTHDLIYMPKLLDNDFVDLFERFQASGVLNKTIILLMSDHGLRWGSFRRTYQGMMEERQPLLIAIYPSWFKQKYAEAVANLEINSKRLTTFFDVYETILDILNLKNLRPSNIQSRAKELRDSDIMPRGISLFLPVPETRTCENAGIASHWCTCYQRSEMPTNDGRVQAAARYVVKLINEQLKPYPQCRVLYLNSIQEAVIAAPHHTIVRDISNDYGIDITLRLQTKPGLGLFESTVRLAGYTKNLTGTISRLNLYGSQSYCINNSSLKMYCYCHR; encoded by the exons ATGCAGTCATCCTATCACGACAAGGATAAACGTAAATACGGCGCTGTGAGCTATGA acGAAAATATCTATTGGATCCCAAGTACATGACAAAACGAGATCTACAACATTATTATCGATACTATCACAATGCCGCAAAGGGCCAACgacaatgtaaaaaaattgtattcatcaTATTGTGTGTGTGCTTTGTTGCTTATCTATTCGTTGATTATAATCTTCGTTCCAAAATTATCCAGTTCCGTGATCGTTTCGAGTTTATGGCTCGCGTTGATGCAGACTACAACGTAACACAGGCTTATTTTGTTGATACGCCGGGTTGTCATATGCCCTACTTTGACGTCATCAACTATCGCATTCTTCAATATATGGGTTCACCCCCAAATTTGACATGTGACAAAGCACTTACACGTACAAAAGATGTCGGCTCTCATTTGTGGTGGGCCATGACGGACGAGGAGGTGATGCATCGGTACCGAATAAACGATACCAAGAGCATCAACTGTCATTATGCAGTACTCAAACACAATCATACAATATCAAAAAGTACTTTCCAAGGAGTAGTGTCATTCAAATTGCTTTATAATCAATCAATCGAAATGGCCCCCGAAACTGAGTTTATTAGAGTTCGTTGTTCAGACACTCCGAAACAACAACACTTTTACGAAGACTACCATTTCTTtgctttaaataaaagaaacaccaaaaatagCTCAAAGGCAAAGTCAAAAAACACTGCTAATCATAAACAGCTTCGAAGCGAACAAAGCAAAGACAAATCAAGTAATAAATCAAATGTAAAAGATGACGCTAGTGATGATCATTCTCAAAGGCTTTCGGTTATGATTCTTGGTATTGACAGTGTATCGCATTTGAATTTCTTGCGGCACATGAAACGCACCACCACTTATATTCGAAAACGTCTTAATTACGTAGAGTTCTGGGGATTTAACAAAGTGGGTGATAATACATACCCCAATCTGATTCCACTTCTTACGGGCTTGGCAGCAGATGAACTGAAACTATCTTGTATGCGCACAAAGGAATTTCAGTACGTTGATGACTGCCCGTTTATTTGGAAACGATTTAAAGAAGATGGATATATGACGGCTTTTCTTGAAGACGTGGCCCGAACCAGTCTATTTAGTACCGATTCGATCTTCAATCATCAACCTACTGATTATTATATTCGACCCATTGCTATGGAAATGGAGAACAATATTGGTTACTACTACTCAGTAAATGTGGATTTATGTATGGGAGGGCGACGTACCGTGGACTTAGTCCTCGAGATGATCCATAAACTAACACCATTTCTACAGACCGATGACTTCTTTTCCTTCTTTTGGCTAGTTTCCATGACACACGACTTAATATATATGCCAAAACTACTAGACAATgattttgttgatttatttgAACGTTTCCAAGCATCTGGAGTTTTGAATAAAACGATCATTCTACTAATGAGTGACCATGGTTTGCGCTGGGGATCATTCCGTCGAACGTACCAAGGCATGATGGAAGAGCGCCAACCACTCCTCATTGCCATATACCCATCCTGGTTCAAGCAAAAATACGCTGAAGCCGTTGCCAATTTAGAAATCAACTCCAAGCGATTAACAACTTTCTTCGATGTATATGAAACAATATTGGATATTCTCAATTTAAAGAATTTGCGACCCTCGAATATACAGTCGCGCGCTAAAGAGCTCCGCGACTCTGATATAATGCCTCGAGGTATAAGTCTGTTTCTTCCCGTTCCAGAAACGCGGACTTGTGAGAACGCAGGAATTGCATCGCACTGGTGTACGTGCTATCAACGCTCTGAAATGCCAACCAATGATGGTCGCGTTCAAGCAGCGGCACGATACGTTGTCAAATTGATCAATGAACAACTGAAGCCGTATCCACAATGTCGGGTTCTATATTTAAATTCCATACAGGAAGCAGTTATAGCAGCGCCACATCACACGATTGTCAGGGATATCAGCAATGATTATGGCATTGACATTACATTGCGGCTGCAAACTAAACCTGGTTTGGGTCTCTTTGAGTCAACAGTGCGCCTGGCAGGTTACACAAAAAATCTAACCGGCACCATTAGTCGCCTTAATTTATATGGAAGTCAAAGCTATTGTATTAATAACAGTTCACTTAAAATGTATTGCTATTGTCACAGATAA